The following proteins are co-located in the Hydrogenophaga sp. RAC07 genome:
- a CDS encoding 5-oxoprolinase/urea amidolyase family protein, whose protein sequence is MFSKVLIANRGAIACRIIRTLKTLGVQSVAVYSEADAQARHVREADEAYLLGPAPAAESYLRADRILQIAKDCGAQAIHPGYGFLSENPAFAEACGAAGIAFIGPAPAQMRAFGLKHTARDLAEQRGVPLLPGSGLLTDLAQAQSEAVRVGFPVMLKSTAGGGGIGMRLVWNATELADAFDSVGRMAQANFKDAGLFIEKYVEQARHIEVQVFGDGAGGVIALGERDCSVQRRNQKVIEETPAPGLSDAQRSELHATAVRLAQAVNYRSAGTVEFVYDASTGAFYFLEVNTRLQVEHGVTEQVCGVDLVAWMLQLAAGDLPPLHTLQPSPQGASIQVRLYAEDPAKNFQPSAGLLTEVVFPADARVDSWVERGTEVPAWYDPMLAKLIVTADTRDEALTRMEDALDATRLAGIETNLGYLRQVVRDPVFRAGKQVTRFLSTFAYQPATIDVIEPGVQTSVQDWPGRQGYWDVGVPPSGPMDMHAHRAANALVGNAPDAAALEITLAGPTLRFNTATVVAVTGAPAKVTLNGETVPMWQAIAVPAGGLLAVGRCEHGVRLALAVAGGLDVPLYLGSRSTFTLGQFGGHAGRHLRTGDVLHLGTVRTESPAVRAASVEAPAYTHHWDINVLYGPHGAPDFFTPDDITMFFGTDWKIHHNSSRTGVRLIGPKPQWARTDGGEAGLHPSNIHDNAYAIGAIDFTGDMPVILGPDGPSLGGFVCPAVVLHDELWKLGQLRPGDTVRFHRQAGSPASPVLDDRAAQGDRPRRVIRQAGDRYVLIEFGPLTLDLELRMRVQALLHGLKAQQLKGVIDLTPGIRSLQVHFDPALLPRDKLLQIISGADDALPPVDEMVVPSRTVVLPLSWDDPQTKLAIEKYMQSVRPDAPWCPSNIEFIRRINGLDSIEDVFNIVFDARYLVLGLGDVYLGAPVATPLDPRHRLVTTKYNPARTWTPENAVGIGGAYLCVYGMEGPGGYQFVGRTLQMWNRWRHGTPGSDFEQPWLLRFFDQIRFEPVSEDALKTIRANFPHGGYALRTEEGTFSLKQYRRFLTDNAQSISAFKATQQAAFEAERERWVAAGQNDFTSDDAAASAGVADEVDLPEGGRVLATSVPGNVWKVAVSVGQQVQAGDVLLVIESMKMEFNLLAPANATVHSLMCAQGGAVSAGQNVLVLIDEAI, encoded by the coding sequence ATGTTCAGCAAGGTCCTGATTGCCAACCGCGGCGCCATCGCCTGCCGCATCATCCGCACGCTCAAAACCCTGGGCGTGCAGAGCGTGGCCGTGTACTCCGAAGCCGACGCGCAGGCCCGCCATGTGCGCGAGGCCGACGAGGCCTACCTGCTCGGCCCGGCCCCGGCGGCCGAGAGCTATCTGCGTGCCGACCGCATCCTGCAGATTGCCAAAGACTGCGGCGCGCAGGCCATCCACCCTGGCTACGGCTTTCTCTCCGAGAACCCGGCGTTTGCCGAAGCATGTGGAGCGGCGGGCATCGCCTTCATCGGCCCCGCGCCCGCGCAGATGCGCGCCTTTGGTCTCAAGCACACCGCGCGCGATCTGGCGGAGCAGCGCGGTGTGCCGCTGCTGCCGGGCTCGGGCCTGTTGACCGACCTGGCGCAGGCGCAGAGCGAGGCCGTGCGCGTGGGGTTCCCGGTGATGCTCAAGAGCACGGCGGGTGGCGGCGGCATCGGCATGCGGCTGGTATGGAACGCGACGGAGCTCGCCGATGCGTTCGATTCGGTGGGCCGCATGGCGCAGGCCAACTTCAAGGACGCGGGCCTGTTCATCGAAAAATACGTGGAGCAGGCGCGGCACATCGAGGTGCAGGTGTTCGGCGACGGCGCGGGCGGTGTGATCGCGCTGGGCGAGCGCGATTGTTCGGTGCAGCGGCGCAACCAGAAGGTGATTGAAGAGACTCCGGCACCGGGCTTGAGCGACGCGCAGCGAAGCGAACTGCACGCCACCGCCGTGCGCCTCGCCCAGGCGGTGAACTACCGCTCCGCCGGTACCGTGGAATTCGTCTACGACGCATCCACCGGTGCGTTCTATTTCCTCGAAGTGAACACGCGCCTGCAGGTGGAGCACGGCGTGACCGAGCAGGTGTGTGGCGTGGACCTGGTGGCGTGGATGCTGCAGCTCGCGGCTGGCGACCTGCCGCCGCTGCACACGCTGCAACCCTCGCCCCAAGGCGCGTCGATCCAGGTGCGGCTGTACGCCGAAGACCCGGCGAAAAACTTCCAACCGAGCGCGGGCCTGCTCACCGAGGTGGTGTTCCCTGCCGACGCACGCGTGGACAGCTGGGTGGAGCGCGGCACCGAGGTGCCCGCCTGGTACGACCCGATGCTGGCCAAGCTGATCGTCACGGCCGACACGCGCGACGAGGCGCTGACCAGGATGGAAGACGCGCTGGACGCCACACGCCTGGCCGGCATCGAAACCAACCTGGGCTACCTGCGCCAGGTGGTGCGCGATCCGGTGTTTCGCGCCGGCAAACAGGTCACCCGTTTCCTCTCCACCTTCGCCTACCAGCCGGCCACCATCGACGTGATCGAACCCGGCGTGCAGACCAGCGTGCAGGACTGGCCGGGCCGGCAAGGCTACTGGGACGTGGGCGTGCCGCCCAGCGGTCCCATGGACATGCACGCTCACCGCGCGGCCAACGCGCTGGTGGGCAACGCCCCTGACGCGGCCGCGCTGGAGATCACGCTGGCCGGGCCCACCCTGCGCTTCAACACCGCCACCGTGGTGGCCGTGACCGGTGCGCCGGCCAAGGTCACGCTGAATGGCGAGACCGTGCCGATGTGGCAGGCCATTGCCGTGCCTGCGGGCGGCCTGCTGGCCGTGGGTCGTTGCGAACACGGCGTGCGCCTGGCCTTGGCCGTGGCGGGCGGGCTCGACGTGCCGCTGTATCTGGGCAGCCGCAGCACCTTCACGCTGGGACAGTTTGGTGGGCACGCCGGGCGGCATTTGCGCACAGGGGATGTGCTGCACCTCGGCACCGTTCGGACCGAGTCCCCCGCCGTTCGGGCTGCGTCTGTCGAAGCCCCCGCCTACACCCACCACTGGGACATCAACGTCCTCTACGGCCCGCACGGCGCGCCCGACTTCTTCACGCCGGACGACATCACCATGTTCTTCGGCACCGACTGGAAGATCCACCACAACAGCAGCCGCACCGGCGTGCGCCTCATCGGCCCCAAGCCGCAGTGGGCGCGCACCGACGGCGGCGAAGCAGGCCTGCACCCGTCGAACATCCACGACAACGCCTACGCCATCGGCGCGATTGACTTCACCGGCGACATGCCGGTGATCCTCGGCCCCGACGGCCCCAGCCTGGGCGGCTTCGTGTGCCCGGCGGTGGTGCTGCACGACGAGCTGTGGAAGTTGGGGCAACTGCGACCCGGTGACACGGTGCGCTTTCATCGGCAGGCCGGCTCACCAGCGAGCCCCGTGCTCGACGACCGCGCGGCGCAAGGCGACCGCCCGCGCCGCGTGATCCGCCAGGCGGGTGACCGCTACGTGCTCATCGAGTTCGGCCCGCTCACGCTCGACCTGGAGCTGCGCATGCGCGTGCAGGCCCTGCTGCACGGGCTGAAGGCCCAACAACTCAAGGGCGTGATCGACCTCACCCCGGGCATCCGTTCGCTGCAGGTGCACTTTGACCCGGCCCTGCTGCCCCGCGATAAATTGCTGCAGATCATCAGCGGGGCAGACGACGCGCTGCCGCCGGTGGACGAGATGGTGGTGCCCTCGCGCACCGTGGTGCTGCCGCTCTCCTGGGACGATCCGCAGACGAAGCTGGCCATCGAGAAATACATGCAGTCGGTGCGACCGGACGCGCCCTGGTGCCCGAGCAACATCGAGTTCATCCGCCGCATCAACGGGCTGGACAGCATCGAGGACGTGTTCAACATCGTGTTCGACGCGCGTTACCTCGTGCTCGGCCTGGGCGACGTGTACCTGGGCGCGCCGGTGGCCACGCCGCTGGACCCGCGCCACCGCCTCGTGACCACCAAGTACAACCCGGCGCGCACCTGGACGCCGGAGAACGCCGTGGGCATCGGCGGCGCCTACCTCTGTGTCTACGGCATGGAAGGCCCGGGCGGTTACCAGTTTGTGGGCCGCACGCTGCAGATGTGGAACCGCTGGCGCCACGGCACGCCGGGCTCCGACTTCGAACAGCCCTGGCTGCTGCGCTTCTTTGACCAGATCCGCTTCGAGCCGGTGAGCGAAGACGCGCTCAAAACCATCCGCGCGAATTTTCCGCACGGCGGCTACGCGCTGCGCACCGAAGAAGGCACGTTCAGCCTCAAGCAGTACCGACGTTTCCTGACCGACAACGCGCAGAGCATCTCGGCGTTCAAGGCCACGCAGCAGGCCGCGTTTGAAGCCGAACGCGAACGTTGGGTGGCCGCCGGGCAAAACGACTTCACCAGCGACGACGCCGCAGCCAGCGCCGGCGTGGCCGACGAGGTGGACCTGCCCGAGGGCGGACGCGTGCTGGCCACCAGCGTGCCAGGCAATGTGTGGAAGGTCGCGGTGAGCGTGGGCCAGCAGGTGCAGGCTGGTGACGTGCTGCTGGTGATCGAGTCCATGAAGATGGAATTCAACTTGCTTGCACCGGCCAACGCCACGGTGCACAGCCTCATGTGTGCCCAAGGCGGTGCGGTGTCGGCCGGGCAGAACGTGCTGGTGCTGATCGACGAAGCCATCTGA
- a CDS encoding DEAD/DEAH box helicase, giving the protein MSDSFETMGEFTPEILSADIDAEISSNDTVEAAAPEVPAGPNGFELLGLAPELVQACADLGYLQPTQVQNNVIPKAMLAQGEARFADLMVSSQTGSGKTAAFLLPVLHTLLQQRADADAKERAERERLTAEALARGEAPPKAPKRKDPTSSRNFKAATPGALIVCPTRELAQQVANDAIDLVRHCRGLRIANVVGGMPYQLQIAKLQNADLVVATPGRLLDLQRSQQLKLDQVQFLVVDEADRMLDLGFSDDLAEINTLTSQRRQTMMFSATFAPRIQQLAMRVMHENGKHVQKVQIDNPQEQHANIKQVLFWADNADHKRKLLDHWLRDAGINQAIVFASTQIECDGLANDLQQEGFSAVALHGALSQGIRNRRLMALRAGQVQILVATDVAARGIDVPTITHVFNFGLPMKAEDYTHRIGRTGRAGRDGLAITFAELRDRRKIFDIEAYTRQRINVETVTGLEPRQRAPQNEAFGRGGRPAGRSNDRFGGNDRFAGNNDRRGPAPRFEARNEAPRVDHSRPGTRFDPRFEGRAEPQRPEGRFDNRGENRFGDRGENRGEAGGYRPDTRPAAGRNFADRAPARPGFGPKPGGFNSFGRSDKPMGDRGGDRGAERGGFSDRGNAERGAMRGEFAPRRPEGAPSRPMARRSPR; this is encoded by the coding sequence ATGAGCGACTCTTTTGAAACGATGGGCGAATTCACGCCCGAAATCCTCTCTGCCGACATCGACGCAGAGATTTCTTCCAACGACACCGTCGAGGCCGCAGCGCCCGAAGTGCCCGCCGGCCCCAACGGCTTCGAGCTGCTGGGCCTGGCGCCCGAGCTGGTGCAAGCCTGTGCCGACCTGGGCTACCTGCAGCCCACCCAGGTGCAGAACAACGTGATTCCCAAGGCCATGCTGGCCCAGGGCGAAGCGCGTTTTGCCGACCTGATGGTGTCCAGCCAGACCGGCAGCGGCAAGACCGCCGCCTTCCTGCTGCCCGTGCTGCACACCCTGCTTCAGCAGCGTGCCGATGCCGACGCCAAGGAACGCGCCGAGCGCGAACGCCTGACCGCCGAAGCCCTGGCCCGTGGCGAAGCACCGCCCAAGGCCCCCAAGCGCAAAGACCCGACCAGCTCGCGCAATTTCAAGGCCGCCACCCCCGGCGCGCTGATTGTTTGCCCCACGCGCGAACTCGCGCAGCAGGTGGCCAACGACGCGATTGATCTGGTGCGCCACTGCCGTGGCCTGCGCATCGCCAACGTGGTGGGCGGCATGCCTTACCAGTTGCAGATCGCCAAGCTGCAGAACGCCGACCTCGTGGTCGCCACCCCCGGCCGCCTGCTGGACCTGCAGCGCTCGCAGCAGCTCAAGCTCGACCAGGTGCAGTTCCTGGTGGTTGACGAAGCCGACCGCATGCTCGACCTGGGCTTCTCCGACGACCTGGCTGAAATCAACACCCTGACCAGCCAGCGCCGCCAGACCATGATGTTCAGCGCCACGTTTGCGCCGCGCATCCAGCAGCTCGCCATGCGCGTGATGCACGAGAACGGCAAGCACGTTCAAAAGGTGCAGATCGACAACCCGCAAGAGCAACACGCCAACATCAAGCAGGTGCTGTTCTGGGCCGACAACGCCGACCACAAGCGCAAGCTGCTCGACCATTGGTTGCGCGACGCCGGCATCAACCAGGCCATCGTGTTCGCCAGCACCCAGATCGAGTGCGATGGTTTGGCCAACGACCTGCAGCAAGAAGGCTTCTCGGCCGTCGCGTTGCACGGTGCCCTGAGCCAGGGCATCCGCAACCGCCGCCTGATGGCGCTGCGCGCCGGCCAGGTGCAGATCCTGGTCGCCACCGACGTGGCCGCCCGCGGCATCGACGTGCCCACCATCACCCACGTCTTCAACTTCGGCCTGCCGATGAAGGCCGAGGACTACACGCACCGCATCGGCCGCACCGGCCGTGCCGGCCGCGATGGCCTGGCCATCACGTTCGCCGAGCTGCGCGACCGCCGCAAGATCTTCGACATCGAGGCTTACACGCGCCAGCGCATCAATGTGGAAACCGTGACCGGCCTCGAGCCGCGCCAGCGCGCTCCGCAAAACGAAGCCTTCGGCCGTGGCGGCCGCCCGGCTGGCCGTTCGAACGACCGCTTCGGTGGCAACGACCGCTTTGCCGGCAACAACGACCGCCGTGGCCCGGCGCCCCGCTTCGAAGCCCGCAACGAAGCACCCCGCGTGGACCACAGCCGTCCCGGCACGCGTTTTGACCCGCGTTTCGAAGGCCGCGCCGAGCCACAGCGCCCGGAAGGCCGTTTTGACAACCGCGGTGAGAACCGCTTTGGTGACCGTGGCGAGAACCGTGGTGAAGCCGGTGGCTACCGCCCCGACACGCGCCCCGCTGCCGGCCGCAACTTCGCCGACCGTGCACCCGCACGCCCCGGCTTCGGTCCCAAGCCTGGTGGCTTCAACAGCTTCGGCCGCAGCGACAAGCCCATGGGTGACCGTGGTGGCGATCGTGGTGCAGAGCGTGGTGGCTTCAGCGACCGTGGCAACGCCGAGCGCGGCGCCATGCGCGGTGAATTCGCACCGCGCCGCCCTGAAGGCGCCCCGTCGCGCCCCATGGCCCGCCGCAGCCCGCGCTGA
- a CDS encoding alpha/beta fold hydrolase, giving the protein MSRLSQSIRFCTSADQTRIAFATTGQGPAVVRAAHFLTHLDFDLNSPVWAPWITELSQGHTLLRYDGRGCGLSDAAPAALSLDAWVSDLEAVVNAAGLERFALFGCSQGAAISLAYAARHPERVSCIVLLGGYARGPLKRNPTSEQRKQAQLMLDLIELGWGQDNPAFRQVFTSLFIPGGSAEQVSWFNELERLSCTPAHAAQTVAAFGTIDVCDLAARIHCPTLVLHARGDARVPFEEGRHMAGVIPGARFVPLESRNHVLLHGEPAFARCFTEIQAFLQTHHEAAPSTAFPSLTPGERELLELLAHGLDNLQISAHLGLSEKTVRNKVSSVFAKLDAATRAQAIVRARDAGFGQAPLPR; this is encoded by the coding sequence ATGTCCAGGCTGTCCCAATCCATCCGCTTCTGCACCTCGGCAGACCAGACGCGGATTGCATTCGCCACCACCGGGCAAGGCCCCGCAGTCGTGCGCGCGGCCCATTTCCTCACCCACCTAGATTTCGACCTGAACAGTCCCGTCTGGGCCCCGTGGATCACGGAGTTGAGCCAGGGCCACACGCTGCTGCGCTACGACGGCCGCGGCTGTGGCTTGTCTGATGCGGCACCCGCCGCCCTGTCGCTCGATGCCTGGGTGTCCGACCTGGAAGCTGTGGTGAACGCGGCCGGGCTGGAGCGCTTTGCCTTGTTCGGTTGCTCACAAGGAGCGGCCATTTCCCTGGCCTATGCGGCGCGCCACCCCGAGCGCGTGAGTTGCATCGTGCTGCTCGGTGGCTATGCCCGAGGGCCGCTCAAGAGGAACCCCACGTCCGAGCAACGCAAACAGGCCCAGCTGATGCTCGACCTGATCGAGCTCGGCTGGGGGCAGGACAACCCGGCGTTTCGCCAGGTGTTCACCTCGCTCTTCATTCCCGGCGGCAGCGCCGAGCAGGTGAGCTGGTTCAACGAGCTGGAGCGCCTGTCCTGCACGCCGGCGCACGCAGCGCAGACGGTGGCGGCCTTCGGCACCATCGATGTTTGCGATCTGGCCGCCCGGATCCACTGCCCCACGCTCGTGCTGCATGCGCGGGGCGACGCCCGCGTGCCCTTCGAGGAAGGGCGCCACATGGCGGGCGTCATTCCCGGTGCCCGCTTCGTGCCGCTGGAGAGCCGCAACCACGTGTTGCTCCACGGTGAGCCTGCCTTCGCCCGCTGCTTCACCGAGATCCAGGCCTTTCTGCAAACCCACCACGAAGCGGCTCCAAGCACTGCCTTTCCCAGCCTGACGCCGGGCGAGCGCGAGCTGCTCGAACTGCTGGCGCACGGGCTCGACAACCTCCAGATCTCGGCCCACCTGGGCCTGTCCGAGAAAACCGTGCGCAACAAGGTGTCGTCGGTGTTTGCCAAGCTCGATGCGGCCACGCGTGCCCAGGCCATCGTGCGTGCGCGCGACGCCGGCTTTGGCCAGGCGCCCTTGCCACGCTGA
- the atzF gene encoding allophanate hydrolase yields MSLSHLSFDLASLQAAYRSGTTVREVIAEALARCRADTHHAFIHVLTDAEAAPLVARLDGVDPASLPLFGVPFVIKDNIDLAGIPTTAGCPEFAYTPSENAFLIQHLLAAGAVPVGKANLDQFATGLNGTRSPYGACKNAFDPEFISGGSSSGSAVAVAKGYATFSLGTDTAGSGRVPASFNNLVGLKPTLGLLSGTGMVPACRSLDTVSIFALTAGDVQAVLGAAAAFDAADAYSRPAQPFGVDFSSGPFRFGVPRAEDLEFFGNDAAATLFNTSVERLKALGGTPVEVDLTPFLEAARLLYDGPWVAERYVAIQDFINAQPEAVFPPVRTIIEGGRNVTGAQAFAASYRLKALKRVCDAVWSDIDCLLTPTAGTIYRIDAMQADPIQLNSNLGRYTNFMNLLDYSAVAVPSGFLAGGAAQCLPWGVTLAAPAFKDIALLRLADRFHRAETATLGATPTPLAGTAPCTGLPSGEVGAAGSGTVRVAVCGAHLSGLPLNHQLTSRGARLIGSPHSAPEYRLHALAGGPVQRPSMVRVAEGGSAIALEVWEVPAAHFGSFVAGIPAPLGIGKVKLADGSEVPGFICEGIGITGATDITHFGGWRAWLAAGAPR; encoded by the coding sequence ATGTCACTGAGCCATCTGTCTTTTGACCTCGCGAGCCTGCAGGCCGCCTACCGCAGCGGCACCACCGTGCGCGAGGTGATCGCCGAGGCGCTGGCGCGCTGCCGGGCCGACACGCACCACGCCTTCATCCATGTGCTGACGGATGCCGAGGCAGCGCCCCTGGTGGCCCGGCTTGACGGCGTGGACCCGGCCAGCCTGCCGCTGTTCGGTGTGCCCTTCGTGATCAAGGACAACATCGACCTCGCCGGCATTCCCACCACCGCCGGCTGCCCCGAGTTTGCGTACACGCCCTCGGAGAACGCCTTCCTGATCCAGCATCTCCTGGCCGCCGGTGCGGTGCCGGTGGGCAAGGCCAACCTCGACCAGTTCGCCACCGGCCTCAACGGAACGCGTTCGCCCTATGGCGCGTGCAAGAACGCGTTCGACCCCGAGTTCATCTCGGGCGGCTCCAGCTCGGGCTCGGCCGTGGCGGTGGCCAAGGGGTATGCCACGTTTTCGCTGGGCACCGACACCGCCGGCTCGGGCCGCGTGCCGGCTTCGTTCAACAATCTGGTGGGCCTCAAGCCCACGCTGGGTCTGCTCTCGGGCACCGGCATGGTGCCGGCCTGCCGCTCGCTGGACACGGTGAGCATCTTTGCGCTGACGGCGGGCGACGTGCAGGCCGTGCTGGGCGCTGCCGCGGCCTTCGACGCAGCCGATGCCTACAGCCGGCCAGCCCAACCCTTTGGGGTGGATTTTTCTTCCGGTCCGTTCCGCTTTGGGGTGCCGCGTGCAGAAGACCTGGAGTTCTTCGGCAACGACGCTGCCGCGACGCTGTTCAACACCTCGGTGGAGCGGCTCAAGGCGCTGGGTGGCACACCGGTCGAAGTGGACCTCACTCCCTTTCTCGAAGCAGCGCGCCTGCTCTACGACGGCCCGTGGGTGGCCGAGCGTTATGTCGCCATCCAGGACTTCATCAACGCGCAACCCGAGGCGGTGTTTCCGCCGGTGCGCACCATCATCGAAGGTGGCCGCAACGTGACCGGCGCCCAGGCCTTTGCCGCGAGCTACCGCCTCAAGGCGCTCAAGCGCGTGTGCGACGCGGTATGGAGCGACATCGACTGCCTGCTCACACCCACCGCCGGCACCATCTACCGCATCGACGCCATGCAGGCCGACCCGATCCAGCTCAACTCCAACCTGGGCCGCTACACCAACTTCATGAACCTGCTGGACTACAGCGCGGTGGCCGTGCCCTCGGGCTTTCTGGCGGGCGGCGCGGCGCAGTGCCTGCCCTGGGGCGTGACCCTGGCCGCGCCCGCGTTCAAGGACATCGCCTTGCTGCGCCTGGCCGACCGTTTCCACCGCGCCGAGACCGCCACGCTCGGCGCCACGCCCACGCCGCTGGCCGGCACAGCGCCCTGCACCGGCCTGCCCTCGGGCGAGGTGGGCGCGGCGGGCAGCGGCACCGTGCGCGTGGCCGTGTGCGGCGCCCACCTCTCGGGTCTGCCCCTGAACCACCAGCTCACCTCGCGCGGCGCACGCCTCATCGGCAGTCCCCACTCGGCGCCCGAATACCGGTTGCACGCCCTCGCCGGTGGTCCGGTTCAGCGGCCCAGCATGGTGCGCGTGGCCGAGGGCGGCTCGGCCATTGCGCTGGAGGTGTGGGAAGTCCCCGCCGCCCACTTCGGCAGCTTCGTGGCCGGCATCCCGGCGCCGCTGGGCATCGGCAAGGTGAAACTGGCCGACGGCAGCGAGGTACCCGGATTCATCTGCGAAGGCATCGGCATCACGGGCGCGACCGACATCACGCACTTCGGTGGCTGGCGCGCCTGGCTCGCGGCGGGCGCGCCGCGCTGA
- a CDS encoding low molecular weight protein-tyrosine-phosphatase gives MTTPPSILLVCIGNRVRSPLAQGFLRAELDSAGLTHVRVDSAGTNVWPGGEPPEREAIFEAARAGIPIEHLRSRELTEADFDSHSQVLAMDWDSHALAEAMAPAEHRHKIGHLAHFARREKVTTIPDPAATGYARTLACIQDACEGWVVKHLVRRPTR, from the coding sequence ATGACCACCCCTCCCAGCATCCTGCTCGTGTGCATCGGCAACCGCGTGCGCAGCCCGCTGGCCCAGGGTTTCCTGCGCGCGGAGCTCGACTCCGCCGGGCTGACCCATGTGCGGGTCGATTCGGCGGGCACCAACGTCTGGCCGGGCGGTGAGCCGCCCGAGCGCGAGGCCATCTTCGAGGCGGCGCGCGCGGGCATCCCCATCGAACACCTGCGCTCGCGCGAGCTCACCGAGGCCGACTTCGACAGCCACTCCCAGGTGCTCGCCATGGACTGGGACAGCCACGCCCTGGCCGAAGCCATGGCACCCGCCGAGCATCGCCACAAGATCGGCCATCTGGCCCACTTTGCCCGGCGCGAGAAGGTCACCACCATCCCCGACCCGGCCGCCACCGGCTACGCGCGCACGCTGGCCTGCATCCAGGACGCTTGCGAGGGCTGGGTGGTGAAACACCTGGTCCGCCGTCCCACCCGCTGA
- a CDS encoding cryptochrome/deoxyribodipyrimidine photo-lyase family protein gives MTYRVVWFKRDLRVWDHAPLAEAARLGPVLCLYVLEPALWRQPDAARQHLGFVQESLKDLQADIKRVGGRLQLAVGDAVTVLERLHQQAPFIELLSHEETGNAASYERDRRVKQWCAERAVPWREFRQFGVVRGLRERKHWVRQWEQLTHAGQAPTPSLQAAEVPRFTDPWPSADDLGLDAHEPPERQRGGRTNGMAVLQSFLNERSVSYRGGISSPLSAPTACSRLSPYLTWGNLSLREVVQATRARLDDPALPGRQRQGLEGFMSRLHWHCHFIQKLETEPAIEHHNMHPGYEGLRERDHNPAHLQALMDGRTGWPLVDACVAMLRETGWINFRMRAMLVSVAAYPLWLHWRPVGEWLARQFIDYEPGIHWSQLQMQSGTTGINTTRVYNPVKQAQDHDPHGHFVRRWLPAMQRVPDTWLFQPWLMPPELQARCGVLVGVDIAAPLVDLEVATRAAKERVYALRTDPAVAAVQASIVKRHGSRNRSAENITRPRPAEAPSQASLDF, from the coding sequence ATGACGTATCGGGTGGTCTGGTTCAAGCGCGACCTGCGGGTGTGGGATCACGCGCCGCTGGCCGAGGCCGCGCGCCTGGGGCCGGTGCTGTGCCTGTATGTGCTGGAGCCCGCGCTGTGGCGCCAGCCCGATGCCGCGCGGCAGCATCTCGGCTTTGTGCAGGAGAGCCTGAAAGACCTGCAGGCCGACATCAAACGCGTCGGTGGCCGGTTGCAGCTCGCGGTGGGTGATGCGGTGACCGTGCTGGAACGACTGCACCAGCAAGCCCCTTTCATCGAATTGCTGTCGCACGAAGAAACCGGCAACGCCGCGAGCTACGAGCGCGACCGCCGCGTGAAACAGTGGTGCGCTGAACGCGCCGTGCCGTGGCGCGAGTTCCGCCAGTTCGGCGTGGTGCGTGGCCTGCGTGAACGCAAGCACTGGGTGCGGCAGTGGGAACAACTCACGCACGCCGGGCAGGCGCCCACACCATCGCTGCAAGCGGCCGAAGTACCGCGCTTCACCGACCCCTGGCCGAGCGCGGACGATCTGGGTCTCGACGCCCACGAACCACCCGAGCGCCAACGTGGCGGCCGCACGAATGGCATGGCCGTGTTGCAGAGTTTCCTGAACGAGCGCAGCGTCAGCTACCGCGGCGGCATCTCCTCACCGCTCTCGGCGCCCACCGCCTGCTCGCGCCTCTCGCCCTACCTCACCTGGGGAAACCTCAGCCTGCGCGAGGTGGTGCAGGCCACGCGCGCCCGCCTCGACGATCCCGCTTTGCCCGGCCGCCAGCGCCAGGGGCTGGAAGGTTTCATGAGCCGGCTGCACTGGCACTGCCACTTCATCCAGAAGCTGGAGACCGAACCCGCCATCGAGCACCACAACATGCACCCCGGCTATGAGGGCCTGCGCGAGCGCGACCACAACCCGGCGCACCTGCAAGCCCTCATGGATGGGCGCACCGGCTGGCCGCTGGTGGACGCCTGCGTGGCCATGTTGCGCGAGACCGGCTGGATCAACTTCCGCATGCGGGCCATGCTGGTGTCCGTGGCGGCGTATCCGCTGTGGCTGCATTGGCGCCCGGTGGGCGAGTGGCTCGCGCGCCAGTTCATCGACTACGAGCCCGGCATCCACTGGAGCCAGCTGCAGATGCAGAGCGGCACCACCGGCATCAACACCACGCGCGTTTACAACCCCGTCAAGCAGGCGCAGGACCACGACCCGCACGGCCACTTTGTGCGCCGCTGGTTGCCCGCGATGCAGCGCGTGCCCGACACCTGGCTGTTCCAGCCCTGGCTCATGCCGCCCGAGCTGCAGGCCCGCTGCGGCGTGTTGGTGGGCGTGGACATTGCCGCGCCTTTGGTGGACCTGGAGGTCGCCACGCGCGCGGCCAAGGAGCGCGTGTACGCCTTGCGCACCGACCCGGCCGTGGCGGCGGTGCAGGCCAGCATCGTCAAGCGCCACGGCTCGCGCAACCGCAGTGCGGAAAACATCACCAGGCCACGCCCGGCGGAAGCACCGTCGCAAGCCTCGCTGGACTTCTGA